The Betta splendens chromosome 4, fBetSpl5.4, whole genome shotgun sequence genome contains a region encoding:
- the gli3 gene encoding transcriptional activator GLI3 has product METHSQASSAAEKKKRVETIVATKGSSARNDISEKAVASSTTSNEDESSGTPYHRERRNAISSQAPTPGEEPSTSTDERPSLLKKELHGSLPHLGDHALPYRGTLFAMDPRNGYLDSHYPAPQFFPTFHPPVPIDDRHAQGRYIYEPAPVPPLHMPPALAGSPAFSDISLIRISPQRNPSVGAESPFHPPHPYMNPYMDYIRSLHSSPSISVLSATRGLSPADAPHAGLTTAEYYHQMALLAGHRSPYTADLLPSVASTAGASNASALHMEYLQAMDGSRFPSPRLPSRPSRKRPLPISPLSEHSFDLQTMIRHSPNSLVTMLNTSRSSSSTSGSYGHLSAGAISPALSFAYPPTPVALHVHQQLIGRQPGIVGSAFGHSPPLIHPTPAFATQRPVPGIPPSGLSASERSAISGDSSQTKPTSESAVSSTGDPMHHKRSKMKPEEEMPSPGAVSVQDHPDGMTLVKEEGDRDESKQEPEVVYETNCHWENCCREFDTQEQLVQHINNDHIHGEKKEFVCRWEECSREQKPFKAQYMLVVHMRRHTGEKPHKCTFEGCTKAYSRLENLKTHLRSHTGEKPYVCEHEGCNKAFSNASDRAKHQNRTHSNEKPYVCKIPGCTKRYTDPSSLRKHVKTVHGPEAHVTKKQRGDYPRPPPQPREPGGNSQGRSPGHLPLGAYVDQREYNHATSKQDECLQVKSIKTEKPMTSQPSPGGQSTCSSDQSPVGTYPSSGVQLAVSAGRSPGEGLVEDEEDDENAGEAEEECEGEPAPIMDSTVSTATAAMLTLQARRSVGRPLRWMEHVKMERLKQVNGAVPRLGPLSPTPPPRGSTLPNILGKGSCLGRSLGLPTPQPPAHAELGSTELTVLTLLRDRRDSSGSATSSAYLSSSRRSSGISPCFSSRRSSQASQGEGTMAAAHHRRIHNLSSTDSYDPISTDASRRSSEASQYGGGAGGGGGGVFSGGGCGGVGAVGVGGGGSRGVFNLTPAQHYHLKAKYAAATGGPPPTPLPNMERMSLKTRMAMMDEGGSDHCLPPLVRPHQCSDGTSGYANGHAGHAVYRRRVLYPGEGALNGTRRASDPVRTHAPDICTLPPVQRFSSLNNLHPLPPLSHHSSPEIHNFSLQNYTCSEGNLQRRLQHSPYTPSITEHAALEALAMDDDGDAGLLLGDEEMLPDDLVQYLHSQVQVDGGPYMHEDQIPSTQRNASLEGLESIQTGLNMTLPGTQILHQQQQQQQQQQIAKRKSPSKLPIQWNEVSSGSADRSPPREQSHQTQCARWSGTEPGPASAPFGRFGNMVVQQQVSLDLQNNSAQTNSSQSAFCVNSGVKIEPLPNSCMEMRGGGHGSANTFTRPNFTQVLDGSLPQGFKQQASNGALKQNQFQLSHDGSCQVGNNLILSRETVDNLSSVSRGPALYQNRQVHAPCPPVNAHRNSVRAQQYLNSKSANEIQTSLNQQQQLQSGDHCALAHQVSGLKLEAPDHGFLEQGFGDSLPFDPVDRKPSSYPSLEDRCLLEAMAESVGDGGSRNSVALLSPGTDQVTSTVDGSMPAVLDEAVGLDFGIMLEDGYDQGSLASGVLSPSIFQGLSRTSSRLTTPRASATFHSVAPGLNNMAIGDMSSLLTTLAEESKFLAIMQ; this is encoded by the exons CTGCGCCACAGTTCTTCCCCACCTTCCATCCTCCTGTGCCCATTGACGACAGACACGCCCAGGGCCGCTACATCTACGAGCCGGCGCCGGTGCCACCGCTTCACAT gccTCCTGCGCTGGCGGGCAGTCCGGCGTTCTCCGACATCTCCCTCATCCGGATCTCGCCCCAGCGGAACCCCTCCGTGGGGGCGGAGTCGCCGTTCCATCCGCCGCATCCCTACATGAACCCATACATGGACTACATCCGCTCGCTCCACAGCAGCCCGTCCATCTCCGTTCTGTCAGCCACCCGGGGCCTCAGCCCCGCAGATG CCCCTCACGCCGGTCTGACCACAGCTGAGTATTATCACCAGATGGCCCTGCTGGCCGGGCACCGCAGCCCCTACACAGCCGACCTGCTCCCGTCCGTAGCGTCCACCGCCGGCGCCAGCAACGCCAGCGCCCTGCACATGGAGTACCTGCAGGCCATGGACG GTTCTCGCTTCCCGAGCCCGCGGCTGCCGTCGCGGCCCAGCAGGAAGCGGCCCCTGCCCATCTCGCCGCTCTCCGAGCACAGCTTCGACCTGCAGACCATGATCCGCCACTCGCCCAACTCGCTCGTCACCATGCTCAACACCTcgcgctccagctcctccaccagcggCTCCTACGGGCACCTCTCCGCCGGGGCCATCAG CCCCGCGCTGAGCTTCGCCTACCCTCCGACCCCGGTGGCTCTGCACGTGCACCAGCAGCTGATCGGCCGCCAGCCGGGCATCGTGGGCTCGGCCTTCGGCCACAGCCCGCCGCTCATCCACCCGACGCCGGCCTTCGCCACCCAGAGGCCCGTGCCGGGCATCCCTCCCTCGGGGCTCAGCGCCAGCGAGCGCTCGGCCATCTCCGGCGACTCCTCGCAG ACCAAGCCGACGAGCGAGTCCGCGGTGAGCAGCACCGGAGACCCCATGCACCACAAACGCTCCAAAATGAAACCGGAGGAGGAGATGCCGAGTCCCGGAGCAGTGAGCGTCCAG GATCACCCGGACGGGATGACTCTGGTGAAGGAAGAAGGGGACAGAGATGAGAGCAAGCAGGAGCCAGAGGTGGTTTATGAGACCAACTGCCACTGGGAAAACTGCTGCCGCGAGTTTGACACACAGGAGCAACTTGTGCAA CACATCAACAATGACCACATCCACGGGGAGAAGAAGGAGTTCGTGTGCCGGTGGGAGGAATGCTCTCGAGAGCAGAAGCCCTTCAAGGCACAGTACATGCTGGTGGTCCACATGCGGAGACACACTGGGGAAAAGCCACACAAGTGCACA TTCGAAGGCTGCACCAAGGCCTACTCGCGTCTGGAAAACCTTAAGACCCACTTGCGTTcccacacaggagagaaaccttacgTGTGTGAGCACGAAGGCTGCAACAAAGCCTTCTCCAATGCCTCCGACCGGGCAAAACATCAAAATCGCACGCACTCAAATGAG AAACCGTACGTGTGTAAAATCCCAGGCTGCACCAAGCGCTACACGGACCCCAGCTCCCTGCGGAAGCACGTGAAGACCGTGCACGGGCCCGAAGCGCACGTCACCAAGAAGCAGCGCGGCGACTACCCGCGGCCCCCGCCCCAGCCCCGGGAGCCGGGGGGCAACAGCCAGGGCCGCTCGCCGGGACACCTGCCCCTGGGCGCATACGTGGACCAAAGGGAGTACAACCACGCTACCTCAAAACAGGACGAATGTCTGCAAGTCAAGTCCATCAAGACAGAGAAGCCCATG ACGTCTCAGCCAAGCCCTGGCGGTCAGTCTACATGCAGCAGTGACCAGTCCCCCGTCGGCACCTATCCCAGCAGTGGAGTCCAGCTTGCTGTGAGCGCCGGACGCTCGCCAGGGGAGGGgctggtggaggacgaggaggacgatgaaaacgcaggagaggcggaggaggagtgtGAGGGGGAGCCAGCCCCCATCATGGACTCCACCGTCTCCACAGCCACCGCGGCCATGCTGACCCTGCAGGCGAGGCGAAGCGTCGGTCGCCCCCTGCGCTGGATGGAGCACGTCAAGATGGAGAGGCTGAAGCAGGTGAATGGAGCGGTGCCCAGGCTGGGGCCCCTGTCCCCTACGCCGCCCCCCAGAGGTTCCACGCTACCTAACATCCTGGGGAAGG GATCCTGTCTGGGCCGGTCGCTGGGGCTGCCCACCCCTCAGCCACCTGCTCACGCCGAGCTGGGCAGCACGGAGCTCACTGTGCTCACTTTGCTCCGGGACCGACGCGACAGCAGCGGCAGTGCCACCAGTTCGGCCTACCTGAGCAGCAGCCGGCGCTCCTCGGGCATCTCCCCCTGCTTCTCCAGCCGGCGCTCCAGCCAGGCTTCTCAGGGCGAGGGCACGATGGCAGCCGCCCACCACCGGCGTATCCACAACCTCAGCTCCACTGATTCCTATGACCCCATCTCCACCGACGCCTCCCGCCGATCTAGCGAGGCCAGCCAGTACGGGGGTGGGgcagggggaggcgggggaggcgtgTTCTCAGGGGGCGGGTGTGGAGGTGTCGGAGCGGTAGgcgtggggggaggagggtcAAGGGGGGTGTTTAATTTAACCCCAGCACAGCACTATCACCTGAAAGCCAAGTATGCAGCAGCGACCGGTGGCCCGCCGCCGACGCCTCTGCCCAACATGGAGCGCATGAGCTTGAAGACTCGCATGGCCATGATGGATGAGGGCGGTAGCGACCACTGCTTGCCGCCTCTTGTCAGGCCCCATCAGTGTAGCGATGGCACCAGTGGGTACGCCAACGGCCATGCGGGACATGCCGTCTACAGGAGGAGGGTCCTCTACCCTGGCGAGGGAGCACTGAACGGGACCCGGAGGGCCAGTGACCCGGTGCGGACGCACGCTCCTGATATTTGCACTCTGCCCCCAGTGCAGCGCTTCAGCAGCCTTAACAACCTCCACCCTCTTCCGCCTCTGTCTCACCACTCGTCACCCGAAATTCACAACTTCAGCCTACAGAACTATACCTGCTCAGAAGGGAACCTTCAGAGGCGCCTGCAGCACTCGCCCTACACTCCAAGCATTACGGAGCACGCAGCCTTAGAGGCCTTGGCCATGGACGATGATGGGGACGCCGGCCTATTGCTTGGCGATGAGGAAATGCTGCCAGACGACCTGGTGCAGTATCTTCACTCCCAGGTTCAGGTGGACGGTGGCCCCTATATGCATGAAGACCAAATACCTTCCACCCAAAGGAATGCATCTCTGGAGGGACTGGAATCGATCCAGACGGGGCTAAACATGACCCTCCCTGGGACCCAGatcctccatcagcagcagcagcagcagcagcagcagcagatagcCAAGCGAAAGAGTCCCAGTAAGCTTCCAATCCAGTGGAATGAAGTGAGCTCTGGGAGTGCTGACAGGTCGCCTCCAAGGGAGCAAAGCCACCAGACACAGTGTGCAAGGTGGTCAGGCACAGAACCTGGACCTGCATCTGCACCTTTTGGCAGGTTTGGAAACATGGTGGTTCAGCAACAAGTGTCCCTTGACTTACAGAACAATAGTGCTCAAACCAACTCGTCTCAAAGTGCTTTCTGTGTCAACTCTGGGGTGAAGATAGAGCCCTTGCCTAATTCCTGCATGGAGATGAGAGGCGGTGGTCACGGCTCTGCTAACACCTTTACTAGGCCCAATTTCACACAGGTCCTTGACGGTTCTCTTCCACAGGGTTTCAAACAACAGGCCTCCAATGGAGCTCTGAAACAGAACCAGTTCCAGCTAAGCCACGACGGCTCTTGTCAGGTTGGAAACAACCTAATCCTGAGCAGGGAAACCGTCGACAACCTCTCAAGTGTCTCTAGGGGACCTGCTCTTTATCAGAATCGACAGGTCCATGCCCCTTGTCCACCAGTCAACGCTCACAGGAACTCGGTCAGGGCCCAGCAGTACCTCAATTCAAAGAGCGCTAATGAAATCCAGACTAGCCTCAAccagcaacaacagctgcagaGTGGCGACCACTGTGCCCTCGCACACCAGGTATCTGGACTGAAGTTGGAGGCCCCAGACCATGGGTTCTTAGAACAGGGCTTCGGGGATTCCCTCCCTTTTGATCCAGTGGATCGTAAACCCTCGTCCTACCCTTCCCTGGAGGACCGCTGCCTGCTTGAGGCCATGGCGGAGTCTGTGGGAGATGGCGGCAGCAGGAATTCCGTGGCTCTCCTGTCTCCTGGTACAGACCAGGTGACCAGCACGGTGGACGGCAGCATGCCTGCTGTGCTGGATGAGGCGGTAGGCCTGGACTTTGGTATTATGCTGGAGGACGGCTATGACCAGGGCAGCTTGGCCTCGGGGGTGCTGAGCCCCTCCATCTTTCAGGGTCTGTCCAGGACGTCATCACGCCTCACCACTCCCCGTGCTTCTGCAACTTTCCACAGCGTGGCCCCTGGCCTAAACAACATGGCTATTGGAGATATGAGCTCCCTCCTCACAACCCTTGCTGAGGAGAGCAAGTTCCTAGCTATCATGCAGTAG